A single window of Actinoallomurus bryophytorum DNA harbors:
- the eccCb gene encoding type VII secretion protein EccCb — translation MDPDRRRGPLGDDAADAGSATSVLPGTSTGPPPTGRWSRVLFLGEEGPRRAFAHAVLARLAAAHSADELRIAVDASPLSRGEWAWTRWLPHTGESSALLVDAESRPAFAPDVRPSAEEPLVVVVLDGADRPAGDRLTAEGLRNTVVLDLDARRHRPGRTTLRLDAGPGGVTGTWVGQDRAQRSAPLADAGAAAALLAPRPADAGPGSRRITAALDAIGPDHPEAWSRPLTAPPTIDHLLPPLVPTHDRGLTTTTASEGGPLMVPLGMVDRPFTLVPDVLRVDLTSHLLVSGPAGSGRSTLLTTLAVALALTHSPREAQVYCLDPGGSLGALSGLPHVGAVAGDAETARATLAKLTALLDHRERFFSEHGLDGMPGYRSRREEFPGERYGDVFLLVDAAMPDTYEADLARLAADGPRHGLHLVVTADRGPEPPTFLQAGTGLELRLGDPAGDPPVPGHGMIGDAEFLIALPRIDGEESTHGLPAALSALVAEIAEHWGERPGAPGVRALPAVVPVGSLPEPGGPLRAVLGVDGGELAPVEHDFATAPHLIVTGEAGSGRTNLLRLVAESIALSHTPLEARILVVDYRGGLLHAIPEEFVLGHAFSAGVLGELISGTALAIGERVSPEPGGPAARDWHGPRLFILVDDYEQVRHDGRSPLGPLVEYLSRGYELGAHLIVACSSGDAATTDPLLRGLHDAGAGTLLLSCPPEEGDAGIEPGDLPPGRARYRVRDETILIQTALVG, via the coding sequence TTGGATCCAGATCGGCGTCGGGGCCCGCTCGGAGACGACGCGGCGGACGCGGGATCGGCGACATCCGTGTTGCCCGGCACCTCGACGGGCCCCCCACCCACCGGCCGATGGTCACGCGTCCTCTTCCTGGGTGAGGAAGGGCCGAGACGCGCCTTCGCCCACGCGGTCCTCGCCCGGCTCGCCGCCGCCCACTCTGCCGACGAGCTTCGGATCGCGGTCGACGCCTCGCCGTTAAGCCGGGGCGAGTGGGCATGGACGCGCTGGCTCCCGCACACCGGAGAGAGCTCCGCGCTTCTCGTCGATGCGGAGTCCCGGCCGGCCTTCGCCCCGGACGTACGGCCGAGCGCGGAGGAGCCGCTCGTCGTCGTGGTGCTCGACGGCGCGGACCGGCCGGCCGGTGACCGCCTCACCGCCGAGGGTCTGCGCAACACCGTCGTACTCGACCTCGACGCCCGCCGCCACCGGCCGGGCCGTACGACACTGCGCCTGGACGCCGGGCCCGGCGGCGTCACCGGGACGTGGGTCGGCCAGGACCGTGCGCAACGCTCCGCGCCGCTCGCCGACGCCGGTGCCGCCGCGGCTCTCCTCGCCCCCCGGCCCGCGGACGCCGGCCCCGGCAGCCGGCGGATCACCGCGGCGCTCGACGCCATCGGACCGGACCATCCCGAGGCGTGGTCGCGACCGCTGACCGCCCCGCCCACGATCGACCATCTGCTGCCGCCGCTCGTCCCCACCCACGACCGCGGCCTGACCACCACCACGGCTTCCGAGGGCGGACCGCTCATGGTCCCGCTCGGCATGGTCGATCGGCCCTTCACCCTCGTCCCCGACGTCCTGCGGGTGGACCTGACCTCCCACCTGCTCGTCTCCGGCCCGGCCGGCAGCGGCCGCAGCACGCTGCTGACGACGCTCGCGGTCGCGCTCGCGCTCACGCACAGCCCGCGCGAGGCCCAGGTCTACTGCCTCGACCCGGGCGGGTCGCTGGGCGCGCTGTCCGGCCTGCCGCACGTCGGCGCCGTGGCGGGCGATGCCGAGACGGCCCGCGCGACGCTCGCCAAGCTCACCGCTCTGCTCGACCACCGCGAGCGATTCTTCTCCGAGCACGGTCTCGACGGGATGCCCGGGTACCGGTCCCGCCGCGAGGAGTTCCCCGGCGAACGGTACGGCGACGTCTTCCTCCTCGTGGACGCCGCGATGCCGGACACCTACGAGGCCGATCTGGCACGCCTCGCCGCCGACGGCCCCCGTCACGGCCTCCACCTGGTCGTCACCGCCGACCGCGGTCCGGAGCCGCCCACCTTCCTCCAGGCCGGTACGGGACTGGAGCTCCGCCTCGGTGATCCCGCCGGCGACCCGCCCGTGCCGGGGCACGGCATGATCGGCGACGCGGAGTTCCTCATCGCGCTGCCGCGCATCGACGGCGAGGAGAGCACCCACGGTCTGCCCGCCGCACTCTCCGCGCTGGTGGCGGAGATCGCCGAACACTGGGGCGAACGCCCCGGCGCGCCCGGCGTACGCGCGCTCCCGGCGGTCGTGCCGGTCGGCTCGCTGCCCGAGCCCGGCGGCCCTCTGCGTGCCGTACTCGGGGTGGACGGGGGTGAGCTCGCCCCGGTCGAGCACGACTTCGCCACCGCGCCGCACTTGATCGTGACCGGGGAGGCGGGAAGTGGCAGAACCAACCTGCTCCGGCTCGTCGCGGAGTCGATCGCGCTGTCACACACTCCGCTCGAGGCCCGGATCCTCGTGGTCGACTACCGCGGCGGGCTGCTGCACGCGATACCGGAGGAGTTCGTGCTGGGCCATGCCTTCTCGGCCGGGGTGCTCGGCGAGCTGATCAGCGGCACCGCCCTGGCGATCGGCGAGCGGGTGTCGCCGGAACCCGGGGGGCCGGCGGCACGCGACTGGCACGGGCCGCGGCTGTTCATCCTCGTCGACGACTACGAGCAGGTACGCCACGACGGGCGGAGCCCGCTCGGACCCCTGGTGGAATACCTTTCGCGAGGCTACGAGCTGGGCGCGCACCTGATCGTCGCGTGTTCGTCGGGCGACGCCGCGACCACTGATCCGCTGCTGCGCGGTCTCCACGACGCGGGCGCGGGCACCCTGCTGCTGTCCTGCCCGCCCGAGGAGGGCGACGCCGGCATCGAGCCTGGCGACCTGCCGCCGGGCCGCGCCCGCTATCGCGTGCGGGACGAGACCATCCTCATCCAGACCGCGCTGGTCGGCTGA
- a CDS encoding protein-tyrosine phosphatase family protein: MTASRLAGAVQLPDGSWIRGRGLRRPPPGGPAPDFGLYLGSRRLRRRHDGEPSWPHSWVEWPDFLLPRDTPQAVREIHGLRDRARAGARVEVACGGGVGRTGTVIACLVVLTGYPPADAIAWTRANHHPRAVETPWQRGWVSRFPRHRPRGG; encoded by the coding sequence ATGACCGCCTCTCGGCTCGCCGGCGCCGTTCAACTGCCCGACGGCTCCTGGATACGGGGCCGTGGCCTGCGCCGTCCGCCGCCCGGCGGGCCGGCACCCGACTTCGGTCTCTACCTCGGCTCGCGCCGTCTCCGCCGCCGTCACGACGGTGAGCCGTCCTGGCCGCACTCCTGGGTCGAGTGGCCCGACTTCCTGCTGCCGCGCGATACGCCACAGGCGGTCCGGGAGATCCACGGTCTGCGCGACCGCGCGCGGGCCGGGGCACGAGTCGAGGTTGCGTGCGGTGGCGGCGTCGGGCGTACCGGCACGGTGATCGCCTGTCTCGTGGTCCTGACCGGCTATCCCCCGGCCGACGCCATCGCCTGGACCCGGGCGAACCACCATCCGCGGGCCGTGGAGACACCCTGGCAGCGCGGGTGGGTCTCCCGTTTCCCACGCCATCGGCCCCGGGGCGGCTGA
- a CDS encoding HNH endonuclease family protein yields the protein MKRAFAALSAVLAVVLTLTLTLMLVSEPASATPPNIPSASTAASRLATLTVATESHQSTYDRALFPHWITISGSCDTRESVLKRDGTGVVTSSSCSATSGTWRSPYDGATWTAASDVDIDHMVPLAEAWRSGAWGWTTAQRQAYANDLGGPELWAVTDNVNQSKGDQDVTTWKPSLTSFWCTYARAWIQVKYYYDLTLQSAEKTQLTSMLGTC from the coding sequence GTGAAGCGAGCCTTCGCCGCCCTCTCCGCCGTCCTGGCCGTCGTCCTCACACTGACGCTCACGCTGATGCTCGTCTCCGAGCCGGCGAGCGCCACCCCGCCCAACATCCCCTCCGCGAGCACCGCCGCCAGCCGGCTCGCCACCCTCACCGTCGCCACCGAGAGTCACCAGTCCACCTACGACCGCGCGCTGTTCCCGCACTGGATCACCATCAGCGGGTCCTGCGACACCCGCGAGTCCGTACTGAAGCGCGACGGTACGGGTGTCGTGACCAGCTCCAGCTGCTCCGCCACGTCCGGCACCTGGCGCAGCCCGTATGACGGGGCCACCTGGACCGCCGCGAGCGACGTCGACATCGACCACATGGTCCCGCTCGCCGAGGCCTGGCGCTCGGGCGCGTGGGGGTGGACCACCGCGCAGCGGCAGGCGTACGCGAACGACCTCGGCGGACCCGAGCTGTGGGCCGTCACCGACAACGTCAACCAGTCCAAGGGCGACCAGGACGTCACGACCTGGAAGCCCTCGCTGACCTCGTTCTGGTGCACGTACGCCCGCGCCTGGATCCAGGTCAAGTACTACTACGACCTCACGCTGCAGAGCGCCGAGAAGACCCAGCTGACCTCGATGCTCGGCACCTGCTGA
- a CDS encoding OsmC family protein → MDRQSLRDRQAPLKVRYREDPSSALVTLKAEGTLGEGVTCKVDTGRALAEAGLHPASGGDGTSLCSGDMLLEALVACAGVTLRAVATSLGLDVRDGTVRAEGDLDFRDTLAVDKVTPVGLTAIRLAFDLDTDASPDELETLIRLTERYCVVLQTLTTSPKLSVTSTAR, encoded by the coding sequence GTGGATCGTCAGTCACTACGTGACCGCCAGGCACCGCTGAAGGTCCGCTATCGGGAGGACCCGTCCTCCGCGCTGGTGACCCTGAAGGCCGAGGGCACTCTCGGTGAGGGTGTGACCTGCAAGGTCGACACCGGCCGGGCACTCGCCGAGGCCGGGCTGCACCCCGCGAGCGGGGGCGACGGCACTTCCCTGTGCTCCGGCGACATGCTCCTCGAGGCCCTGGTCGCCTGTGCGGGAGTCACCCTCCGCGCGGTCGCGACCTCACTCGGGCTCGACGTACGCGACGGGACCGTGCGCGCCGAAGGAGACCTGGACTTTCGTGACACGCTCGCGGTGGACAAGGTGACCCCGGTCGGCCTCACCGCGATCCGCCTGGCGTTCGACCTCGACACCGACGCCTCACCGGACGAGCTCGAAACGCTGATCCGGCTGACCGAGCGCTACTGCGTGGTCCTGCAGACCCTCACCACGTCGCCCAAGCTCTCGGTGACCTCTACCGCTCGTTGA
- a CDS encoding MFS transporter codes for MSAARRRWVLALLGAAFFMTILDGTSLLTALPSIENDLRLGGPAIQWTVTAYALAFSGPLLLSGRAADLLGRRRMFLTGMALRLLASLLCGLAPSAGILVAGRALQGVSAAIIAPAALSMVMNTFAEGAERNRALAVWGGLGGVGATAGLLLGGVITETLGWPWVFWINLPVGLTVLCAAPAVLRESRAPVRGRPFDVAGAVTVTLAMALLVYAVAEPPGPIRTTVPLAAGLAMAAVFVLVERRSAAPLVPFRALRSRVLIGGNLVVLTAGMTVDGMLVTLTAYAQQVLGWSATRFGLVAAVMTVSAVAGGLASQRPATRLGVRRVAATGTVLLAVACALLTRMSHGGSAVLVLTALPVFGAGMGAAAVCGQIAALTGVAERDSGLAAGLADTSFAVGTALGVAVCGSVAIAAGPGAAFAAAGLFACAGLAAALSLLTRHPEPPPERRGEFNCSGSRRA; via the coding sequence GTGAGCGCCGCGCGCCGCCGGTGGGTGCTCGCCCTGCTGGGGGCCGCCTTCTTCATGACCATCCTGGACGGCACCAGCCTGCTCACCGCCCTGCCCTCGATCGAGAACGACCTGCGTCTCGGTGGCCCGGCGATCCAGTGGACCGTGACGGCGTACGCGCTGGCGTTCAGCGGGCCGCTGCTGCTGTCCGGCCGCGCCGCCGACCTGCTCGGCCGCCGCCGGATGTTCCTGACCGGCATGGCTCTCCGTCTGCTCGCCTCCCTGCTGTGCGGCCTCGCACCGTCGGCGGGGATCCTGGTGGCCGGCCGCGCGCTGCAGGGCGTCTCGGCCGCGATCATCGCCCCGGCCGCACTGTCCATGGTGATGAACACCTTCGCCGAGGGCGCCGAACGCAACAGGGCACTCGCCGTCTGGGGTGGTCTCGGCGGGGTCGGCGCCACCGCCGGCCTGCTGCTCGGCGGGGTCATCACCGAGACGCTCGGCTGGCCGTGGGTGTTCTGGATCAACCTGCCGGTCGGCCTCACCGTCCTCTGCGCCGCCCCGGCCGTGCTGCGGGAGAGCCGCGCCCCCGTACGCGGGCGGCCGTTCGACGTGGCCGGAGCCGTGACGGTGACCCTGGCCATGGCCCTTCTCGTGTACGCCGTCGCCGAACCCCCGGGCCCGATCCGCACCACCGTCCCACTGGCCGCCGGGCTCGCGATGGCCGCCGTGTTCGTCCTTGTCGAGAGGCGCTCCGCCGCGCCGCTCGTACCCTTCCGCGCGCTGCGCTCACGGGTGCTCATCGGCGGGAACCTGGTGGTCCTCACCGCCGGCATGACCGTCGACGGCATGCTCGTCACCCTCACGGCGTACGCGCAGCAGGTGCTGGGCTGGTCGGCGACGCGGTTCGGCCTGGTGGCCGCGGTGATGACGGTGAGCGCGGTGGCCGGCGGCCTCGCGAGTCAGCGGCCGGCGACCCGGCTCGGCGTACGCCGGGTGGCCGCCACGGGGACGGTCCTGCTCGCCGTCGCGTGCGCGCTGCTCACCCGGATGTCGCACGGCGGCTCGGCCGTGCTGGTCCTGACCGCGCTGCCCGTCTTCGGCGCGGGCATGGGCGCCGCTGCGGTCTGCGGCCAGATCGCCGCGCTCACCGGCGTCGCCGAGCGGGACTCCGGCCTCGCGGCCGGTCTCGCCGACACCTCGTTCGCCGTCGGCACCGCGCTGGGGGTCGCGGTCTGCGGCAGCGTCGCCATCGCGGCCGGACCGGGAGCCGCCTTCGCCGCGGCCGGGCTGTTCGCCTGCGCCGGCCTGGCCGCCGCACTGTCGCTGCTCACCCGGCACCCGGAGCCCCCACCCGAAAGGCGCGGTGAATTTAATTGTTCCGGGTCGCGCCGCGCGTAA
- a CDS encoding GH25 family lysozyme yields MAASPRRRFGWLRSATTLAAAVGIATVGLTVPAGAATPNPMAHPERDWMGSTIAAHEGQRVTITPKLAPGGLPGLDVSHWQGTINWTTVKNQGAKFAYIKATEGTTYRDPNFSANYTDAYYAGLVRGAYHFAQPASSSGAAQADYFAAHGGAWSKDNQTLPGMLDIEYNPNGSTCYGISQAAMRTWITAFLNEYHAKTTRWATIYTTTDWWTTCTGNTSAYAGNDPLDIARYSSSVGTLPAGWGFYTFWQWADGGTFPGDQDVFNGSAARLLALANNTP; encoded by the coding sequence ATGGCTGCATCCCCTCGCCGTCGCTTCGGCTGGCTGAGATCCGCCACGACCCTCGCCGCCGCGGTCGGCATCGCGACGGTCGGTCTCACCGTCCCCGCCGGTGCCGCGACCCCCAACCCCATGGCCCATCCCGAGCGTGACTGGATGGGCTCGACCATCGCCGCCCACGAAGGGCAGCGGGTCACCATCACGCCCAAGCTCGCCCCCGGTGGGCTGCCCGGGCTCGACGTGAGCCACTGGCAGGGCACGATCAACTGGACCACCGTCAAGAACCAGGGTGCGAAGTTCGCCTACATCAAGGCGACCGAGGGCACGACCTACCGTGACCCGAACTTCAGCGCCAACTACACCGACGCGTACTACGCGGGCCTGGTCCGCGGCGCGTACCACTTCGCGCAGCCCGCCAGCTCCAGCGGTGCCGCGCAGGCCGACTACTTCGCCGCTCACGGTGGCGCGTGGTCAAAGGACAACCAGACGCTGCCCGGCATGCTCGACATCGAGTACAACCCGAACGGTTCCACGTGCTACGGCATCAGCCAGGCGGCGATGCGTACGTGGATCACCGCCTTCCTGAACGAGTACCACGCCAAGACCACCCGCTGGGCCACGATCTACACGACGACCGACTGGTGGACCACCTGTACGGGGAACACCAGCGCCTACGCGGGCAACGACCCGCTCGACATCGCGCGCTACTCCAGCAGCGTCGGCACGCTCCCCGCGGGCTGGGGCTTCTACACCTTCTGGCAGTGGGCCGACGGTGGCACGTTCCCCGGTGACCAGGACGTGTTCAACGGCTCCGCGGCCCGGCTCCTCGCGCTGGCCAACAACACTCCCTGA
- a CDS encoding SRPBCC family protein — translation MTDHHVTHSTFTLERLYPAPPARVFAAWADPAAKARWFAAAGGEHELDFRVGGREVNRGRHGDGPLLKFEAHYQDIVQDERIVYSATLHSEQTLATVSLTTVELFQDDGGTRLVLTEQGTYLDGHEDPAWREQGTAGWLAALDTELRR, via the coding sequence ATGACCGACCACCACGTGACCCACTCCACGTTCACGCTCGAGCGCCTCTATCCGGCCCCGCCCGCCCGCGTCTTCGCGGCGTGGGCCGACCCGGCCGCGAAGGCCCGCTGGTTCGCCGCGGCCGGCGGCGAGCACGAGCTCGACTTCCGCGTCGGCGGCCGTGAGGTCAACCGCGGCCGCCATGGCGACGGGCCGCTGCTGAAGTTCGAGGCGCACTACCAGGACATCGTCCAGGACGAGCGGATCGTCTACTCCGCCACTCTCCACTCCGAACAGACGCTGGCCACGGTGTCGCTGACGACGGTCGAGCTCTTCCAGGACGACGGCGGCACCCGTCTCGTCCTCACCGAGCAGGGCACCTACCTCGACGGCCACGAGGATCCGGCCTGGAGGGAGCAGGGCACGGCCGGCTGGCTCGCCGCCCTGGACACCGAGCTGCGGCGGTGA
- a CDS encoding ArsR/SmtB family transcription factor: MLNYDASLDRVFQALADPTRRDIVERLTRGPASVSALAEPLAMSLPAVMQHLQVLETCGLVRSEKVGRVRTCHIEPPALRAAETWLARQRTAWETRLDRLGDHLTDSPEEGRS, encoded by the coding sequence GTGCTTAACTATGACGCCTCGCTGGACCGGGTGTTCCAGGCTCTGGCGGACCCCACCCGACGGGACATCGTCGAACGGCTGACGCGCGGACCCGCCTCGGTCAGCGCGCTCGCCGAGCCTCTGGCCATGTCGCTGCCGGCGGTCATGCAGCACTTGCAGGTCCTCGAGACATGCGGGCTGGTCCGCTCCGAGAAGGTCGGCCGAGTCCGTACCTGCCACATCGAACCCCCCGCGCTCCGTGCCGCCGAGACATGGCTCGCCCGGCAGCGCACCGCCTGGGAGACCCGGCTCGACCGTCTCGGCGACCACCTGACCGACTCACCGGAAGAGGGAAGATCATGA